A single window of Mycobacterium sp. ITM-2016-00318 DNA harbors:
- a CDS encoding NUMOD4 domain-containing protein produces the protein MNVEEWRPVPGWWGYSVSSHGRVRSDDRVVVRRNGRSLPVVERILRVDPLGRVTFAREGTQHRFYASELFTEVFGTAAVPA, from the coding sequence GTGAACGTCGAAGAGTGGCGGCCAGTTCCAGGATGGTGGGGTTACAGCGTCTCCTCACATGGACGGGTACGCAGTGACGACCGCGTAGTTGTCCGCCGAAACGGTCGATCCCTGCCCGTGGTGGAAAGAATCCTCCGAGTGGATCCGCTTGGCCGCGTTACGTTCGCCCGCGAAGGCACGCAACACCGCTTCTACGCTTCGGAGCTATTTACAGAGGTTTTCGGCACCGCGGCGGTACCGGCATGA
- a CDS encoding AAA family ATPase, translating to MRVRGASELKPAAPVEYLAHRRIPRGAPTVLVGGEGIGKSLLWVAVVGAYTTGKAWPGFGIPEREPGHALLVLTEDDWSTAVLPRLELAGADLDRVSVLCESDDGSGSPVFPFHMRLVEEADPKPGLIVVDAWLDTVSAGLSVRDPQQARRALHPWKETATSTGAAVLLLTHTNRIASGNVRDLYGATGALRQKARMTLFAQRDEDGHLLVGPDKANVTGTDVPATKFSIDAVQVFPPTDDTDGTVPILRYVGESTKTAGQHVSDNYDAEHGDDEQDRTDAETWLRMYLESNPGELSGEIKAKAKAAGFSERTLQRARKKQRVVVEYEKQAAGGPVSRWSLPADQERDQSGCIPDGTSGEGGINAGQPPMPPCAKSDEWHKAAQGHDQHEQALVPVVPLTGEQGPHEHSLAPPGGLTPDSPGQTDRVLAAVAKARGEGQQEDFSCRCGEQLLADNNSGLCAECRCFAPQEVVAQQIGRLGGAAS from the coding sequence ATGCGGGTGCGCGGGGCATCCGAGCTGAAGCCGGCCGCGCCCGTTGAATATCTGGCACACCGACGCATTCCGCGGGGAGCACCGACTGTCCTCGTCGGTGGCGAAGGTATCGGCAAAAGTCTCCTCTGGGTAGCGGTGGTAGGCGCCTACACAACGGGCAAGGCGTGGCCAGGTTTCGGCATTCCAGAACGTGAGCCCGGGCATGCACTGTTGGTGTTGACCGAGGATGACTGGTCAACCGCCGTCCTGCCGCGGCTTGAACTCGCGGGAGCGGATCTGGACAGGGTCTCAGTGCTGTGCGAAAGCGACGACGGGTCCGGCTCGCCGGTGTTCCCGTTCCACATGCGGCTCGTCGAGGAGGCGGACCCGAAGCCTGGACTGATCGTTGTCGATGCCTGGCTCGACACCGTGTCTGCGGGCTTGTCGGTCCGTGACCCCCAGCAAGCCCGGCGGGCTCTGCACCCGTGGAAGGAGACCGCGACATCCACTGGTGCCGCGGTGTTGCTCTTGACCCACACCAATCGCATTGCTAGCGGCAATGTTCGGGACTTGTACGGCGCTACGGGGGCGCTACGGCAGAAGGCCCGGATGACGCTGTTCGCTCAGCGTGACGAGGACGGACACCTTCTGGTCGGCCCTGATAAGGCCAACGTGACCGGAACCGATGTGCCAGCCACCAAGTTCAGCATCGACGCCGTGCAGGTGTTCCCGCCGACCGACGACACCGACGGCACCGTGCCCATCCTGCGCTACGTCGGCGAGTCCACAAAAACCGCGGGGCAGCATGTTTCGGACAACTACGACGCTGAGCATGGCGACGATGAGCAGGACCGTACAGACGCCGAGACGTGGCTGCGGATGTACCTCGAGAGCAACCCAGGTGAATTGTCCGGCGAGATCAAGGCCAAGGCGAAGGCCGCCGGATTCTCTGAGCGCACTTTGCAGCGTGCCCGCAAAAAACAGCGCGTTGTTGTCGAGTACGAGAAGCAGGCGGCCGGTGGCCCGGTATCACGATGGTCGCTGCCAGCCGATCAAGAACGCGACCAATCGGGGTGTATCCCTGATGGCACAAGCGGTGAAGGTGGCATAAACGCTGGTCAGCCCCCTATGCCACCTTGTGCCAAATCGGATGAATGGCATAAGGCGGCACAAGGCCACGACCAGCATGAACAGGCCCTTGTGCCAGTTGTGCCACTCACAGGAGAGCAGGGACCACACGAACACTCCCTAGCCCCTCCGGGCGGCCTCACGCCGGATTCCCCTGGACAAACTGACCGGGTACTCGCTGCGGTTGCGAAGGCCCGAGGAGAAGGTCAGCAAGAGGACTTCTCCTGCCGGTGCGGTGAACAGCTTCTCGCCGACAACAACTCGGGATTGTGTGCGGAGTGCCGGTGCTTCGCCCCTCAAGAGGTTGTCGCTCAGCAGATCGGGCGGCTGGGTGGTGCGGCGTCATGA
- a CDS encoding excisionase family DNA-binding protein — MTEALAEAVNRLHNIKSAQDRLGVGRSTIFALLRSGELRSVQVRSRRLIPEQAIVDFINRLDQQAV, encoded by the coding sequence GTGACAGAAGCGCTCGCGGAAGCGGTAAACCGTCTCCATAACATCAAGTCGGCCCAGGATCGCCTCGGCGTCGGCCGCTCCACCATCTTCGCGTTACTCAGATCCGGAGAGCTGCGGTCGGTACAGGTCCGTAGCCGGCGCCTAATCCCCGAGCAGGCGATCGTCGATTTCATCAACCGACTCGATCAGCAGGCGGTGTGA
- a CDS encoding helix-turn-helix domain-containing protein encodes MTQHWSEGLHQRIARAIRDARQGRMSAQELADETQQLGYPITRSQIANYESGRKQTLDVAELLVIAAALEVPPVTLLFGGPPDEEVEMLPGWTGPAFFGIAWFSGDRELAWPGPEVIDPDEARAMVDQVIANLHTAAARLLWLTRKRAAVHSALVESRVVSKMNAKAWSDDQFDAMVRRDARLIEEIDEISDEIAKAVAESEGQTE; translated from the coding sequence GTGACACAGCATTGGAGTGAAGGTCTGCACCAGCGGATCGCCCGGGCCATCAGAGACGCCCGCCAAGGACGCATGTCGGCGCAGGAGCTTGCGGACGAAACACAGCAGCTCGGCTACCCCATCACCCGCTCGCAGATCGCCAATTACGAGTCCGGCCGTAAACAAACCCTCGATGTCGCTGAACTGCTTGTGATCGCCGCGGCTCTTGAGGTGCCGCCGGTGACGCTCCTGTTCGGCGGCCCACCTGATGAAGAGGTGGAAATGCTGCCGGGCTGGACAGGTCCGGCGTTCTTCGGGATCGCGTGGTTCAGCGGTGATCGCGAACTCGCCTGGCCCGGACCGGAAGTCATCGACCCCGATGAAGCACGCGCCATGGTCGACCAGGTGATCGCTAACCTCCATACGGCTGCGGCGAGGCTGTTGTGGCTAACGCGTAAACGTGCGGCCGTGCACAGCGCCCTCGTTGAATCACGTGTCGTGTCGAAGATGAACGCGAAGGCATGGAGCGACGACCAATTCGATGCAATGGTGCGCCGCGATGCCCGGTTGATCGAAGAGATTGACGAGATTAGCGATGAGATCGCGAAGGCTGTCGCCGAAAGCGAGGGGCAGACAGAATGA
- a CDS encoding site-specific integrase, giving the protein MTRQQLPPQIKKITLADKSIRYQLITDVGADPDTGKRRQVRRRFERLEDAKNALTEISGKVARNDFVPRRAFTVEDLCADWLTSLHGLRATTIAGYEYDLAPLREIHGALPAQRLTRRHIDDLVTDLSAGGTKTAKGHVRKPWAARSLNRTIDTAAMVLEYGVERRLIGSNVAEKVKRLSKPRKEMSTYIPDEVAKVLKAADADRDGHLWYLALSGLRRGEIAGLRWSDIDQSEKTLTIRISRVAAAGKAVENAPKTNASSRILPLDDGLAAVLRAARRRQAEERLALGAAYGVGDYVACDEAGRPYHPDTLSKRWSNLIHGAGIRHINLHSARHTCGTTLHLRGVPLSVVAAWLGHADASVTARIYAHSQPDALKAASVTLGAVVTSTVTPIGTAAETNWAPTTCSAAQSLSTGRARRDSNPQPSDP; this is encoded by the coding sequence ATGACCCGCCAGCAGTTACCGCCGCAAATCAAGAAGATCACGTTGGCGGACAAGTCGATTCGATACCAGCTGATCACCGACGTGGGCGCCGATCCTGACACCGGAAAACGGCGGCAGGTCCGGAGGCGCTTCGAGAGATTGGAGGACGCCAAGAACGCCCTGACCGAGATCTCGGGGAAGGTCGCGCGTAACGATTTCGTGCCCCGTCGAGCCTTCACTGTGGAGGACTTGTGCGCCGACTGGCTCACCAGCCTCCACGGATTACGCGCCACCACCATCGCAGGCTACGAATACGACCTTGCCCCCCTGCGAGAGATCCATGGCGCACTACCGGCGCAGCGACTCACCCGGCGGCACATTGACGACCTCGTTACCGACCTGAGTGCCGGAGGCACGAAAACTGCGAAGGGGCACGTCCGCAAACCGTGGGCGGCGAGATCACTGAACCGCACGATCGACACCGCCGCAATGGTTCTCGAGTACGGCGTCGAGCGGCGCCTCATCGGCTCGAACGTGGCCGAGAAGGTCAAGCGGCTCTCGAAACCACGGAAGGAGATGAGCACCTACATACCGGACGAGGTGGCCAAGGTGCTCAAGGCAGCCGACGCGGACCGGGACGGGCATTTGTGGTACTTGGCGCTCAGCGGTTTGCGCCGGGGTGAGATCGCCGGGTTGCGGTGGTCCGACATCGACCAGTCAGAGAAGACGCTGACGATTCGGATATCTCGGGTAGCGGCCGCGGGAAAGGCGGTGGAGAACGCCCCGAAGACGAACGCATCTTCCCGCATCCTGCCCCTGGACGACGGTCTGGCGGCGGTCCTGCGAGCAGCCCGCAGACGGCAGGCTGAAGAACGTCTGGCTCTGGGCGCTGCATACGGCGTCGGCGACTACGTGGCGTGCGACGAGGCTGGACGGCCGTACCATCCGGACACCCTGAGCAAGAGGTGGTCCAATCTCATTCACGGTGCAGGCATCCGGCACATCAATTTGCATTCGGCTCGGCACACCTGCGGCACGACTTTGCACCTACGTGGCGTTCCGTTGTCCGTCGTCGCGGCGTGGCTAGGTCACGCCGACGCGAGCGTGACAGCGCGGATCTATGCGCACTCCCAGCCCGACGCATTGAAGGCCGCTTCGGTGACATTGGGAGCAGTTGTGACAAGCACCGTGACACCAATCGGAACGGCGGCTGAAACGAATTGGGCTCCGACCACTTGCAGTGCTGCTCAGAGCCTTTCCACTGGGCGCGCCCGAAGGGATTCGAACCCCCAACCTTCTGATCCGTAG
- the hisC gene encoding histidinol-phosphate transaminase, which produces MPARLRPELADLPAYTPGKTVPGAIKIASNETVHGPLPSVRAAIEKATETVNRYPDNGYVELKERLAKHVNFAPEHIAVGCGSVSLCQQLIQITSTIGDEIVYGWRSFEIYPLQTRTAGATPVQIALTDHTYDLDAMAAAVTGRTRLIFVCNPNNPTSTVVEPEALTRFIEAVPTDILIALDEAYVEYIRDDMLPDSFGLVRAHSNVVVLRTFSKAYGLAGLRVGYAVGDPDVITALGKVYVPFSATSVSQAAAIASLDAADELLARTDAVVAERSRMTAALREAGYTVPPSQANFVWLPLPGRAQQFAADSANSRIIVRPYGDDGVRVTVASEQENDMFLEFARGWVGGK; this is translated from the coding sequence GTGCCTGCCCGTCTACGCCCTGAACTGGCCGATCTGCCGGCGTACACGCCGGGCAAGACGGTGCCGGGTGCGATCAAGATCGCCAGCAACGAGACGGTGCACGGCCCGCTGCCGAGCGTGCGGGCGGCCATCGAGAAGGCCACCGAGACCGTCAACCGCTACCCCGACAACGGCTACGTCGAGCTCAAAGAGCGGTTGGCCAAGCACGTCAATTTCGCGCCCGAGCACATCGCGGTCGGCTGCGGATCGGTGAGCCTGTGCCAGCAGCTCATCCAGATCACCTCCACCATTGGCGATGAGATCGTATACGGCTGGCGCAGCTTCGAGATCTACCCGCTACAGACCCGCACCGCGGGCGCCACACCGGTCCAGATCGCGCTGACCGACCACACCTATGACCTCGACGCGATGGCGGCCGCGGTCACCGGCCGCACCCGGCTGATCTTCGTCTGCAATCCAAACAACCCGACAAGCACCGTCGTCGAGCCCGAGGCGTTGACGCGCTTCATCGAGGCGGTGCCGACCGACATCCTGATCGCGCTCGACGAGGCGTACGTCGAGTACATCCGTGACGACATGCTGCCCGACAGCTTCGGGCTGGTCCGCGCGCACAGCAATGTCGTTGTGCTGCGCACATTCTCGAAGGCTTACGGGCTGGCCGGGCTACGGGTCGGCTACGCCGTCGGCGATCCGGACGTCATCACCGCACTCGGCAAGGTCTACGTCCCGTTCAGTGCGACGAGCGTCTCGCAGGCCGCCGCGATCGCGTCGCTGGACGCCGCCGACGAACTGCTTGCCCGCACCGATGCCGTCGTCGCCGAACGATCCAGGATGACCGCCGCGCTGCGCGAGGCGGGCTACACCGTTCCGCCGTCGCAGGCCAACTTCGTCTGGCTGCCGCTACCCGGACGGGCTCAGCAGTTCGCGGCCGATTCGGCCAACAGCCGCATCATCGTTCGGCCCTACGGCGACGACGGGGTGCGGGTCACCGTCGCCTCCGAGCAGGAGAACGACATGTTCCTCGAGTTCGCGCGAGGTTGGGTCGGCGGCAAATGA
- a CDS encoding DUF4334 domain-containing protein encodes MIGEWRASDLPTGHRSDGFLGDSYDAMPIHDHFKRIDDDAVLAIMNGKAALDNGRHMYFFLERL; translated from the coding sequence ATGATCGGCGAATGGAGAGCGAGCGACCTGCCCACCGGTCACCGCTCCGACGGTTTCCTCGGGGACAGCTACGACGCCATGCCCATCCACGATCACTTCAAAAGGATCGACGACGACGCCGTCCTCGCCATCATGAACGGCAAGGCCGCCCTCGACAACGGGCGACACATGTACTTCTTCCTCGAACGGCTCTGA
- a CDS encoding TIGR03086 family metal-binding protein, which translates to MPSDLRSGPDSPPTDELESAEASLAVLQSVLHPIADDDLSKQTPCREFDIAGLTDHLMNSITVIGGAAGAQLPDRDSADSVERQVVAAARPALDAWHRRGLDGTVQFGDNEAPARTMAAILSLEFLVHAWDYATSMGRKVDAPDSLSDYVIELAKGVITPEGRNTAGFDDPIDIAADARSLHKLVAYTGRNPSG; encoded by the coding sequence ATGCCCTCCGATTTGCGCTCAGGCCCCGATTCGCCACCGACCGATGAACTAGAAAGCGCCGAGGCCAGCTTGGCTGTGCTGCAGAGCGTGCTTCATCCGATCGCCGACGACGACTTGTCGAAGCAGACTCCGTGCAGGGAGTTCGACATCGCCGGACTGACCGACCACCTGATGAATTCGATCACCGTGATCGGCGGCGCCGCCGGCGCACAGCTTCCAGATCGCGATTCGGCCGACTCGGTCGAACGCCAGGTTGTCGCCGCTGCGAGGCCGGCTTTGGACGCGTGGCACCGTCGAGGGCTCGACGGCACGGTGCAGTTCGGCGACAACGAGGCGCCCGCGCGGACGATGGCGGCGATCCTGTCGCTCGAATTCCTGGTGCACGCCTGGGATTACGCGACGTCGATGGGTCGCAAGGTGGATGCGCCCGACTCATTGTCGGACTACGTGATCGAGCTCGCGAAGGGTGTCATCACGCCGGAGGGCAGGAACACGGCCGGCTTCGACGACCCGATCGATATCGCGGCCGATGCGAGGTCGCTGCACAAGCTGGTGGCCTACACCGGCCGCAACCCGAGCGGCTAG
- a CDS encoding crotonase/enoyl-CoA hydratase family protein — translation MGDTYESLTVEISDHVAQVTLTGPGKGNAMGPAFWAEMPEVFAKLDADRDVRAIVLTGSGKNFSYGLDLLAMGGSLSDVLSDGATARPRADFHATILRMQGAINAVADCRTPTIASVHGWCIGGGVDLISAVDIRYASADAKFSVREVKIAIVADVGSLARLPLILNDGHLRELALTGKDIDAARAEKIGLVNDVLPDAEASLAAAHQTAAEIAANPPLVVSGVKDVLDQQRIARVSESLRYVAAWNAAFLPSKDLAEGMKATFEKRAPNFTGE, via the coding sequence ATGGGCGATACCTACGAATCCCTCACCGTCGAGATTTCCGACCACGTCGCACAGGTAACGCTGACGGGGCCGGGCAAGGGCAACGCCATGGGGCCTGCGTTCTGGGCCGAGATGCCCGAGGTGTTCGCGAAGCTCGACGCCGACCGCGACGTGCGCGCGATCGTGTTGACCGGATCGGGAAAGAACTTCAGCTATGGGCTGGACCTCCTGGCGATGGGCGGCTCGTTGTCCGACGTGCTCTCCGACGGCGCCACCGCGCGCCCGCGCGCCGACTTCCACGCCACGATCCTTCGTATGCAGGGCGCCATCAACGCCGTCGCCGACTGCCGTACCCCGACGATCGCGTCAGTGCACGGTTGGTGCATCGGCGGCGGCGTCGATCTCATCTCGGCCGTCGACATCCGCTACGCCAGCGCCGACGCGAAGTTCTCGGTCCGCGAGGTGAAGATCGCGATCGTCGCCGACGTGGGCAGCCTGGCCCGGCTCCCGCTCATCCTCAACGACGGCCACCTGCGCGAGCTTGCGCTGACAGGTAAGGACATCGACGCCGCACGGGCCGAGAAGATCGGGCTGGTCAACGACGTCCTTCCCGACGCAGAAGCCTCGTTGGCAGCGGCACATCAGACCGCGGCCGAGATCGCCGCGAATCCACCGCTTGTGGTCAGCGGTGTCAAGGACGTTCTCGATCAGCAGCGCATCGCACGGGTGTCGGAGAGCCTGCGGTATGTGGCCGCGTGGAACGCGGCGTTCCTGCCGTCGAAGGACCTCGCCGAGGGCATGAAGGCGACGTTCGAGAAGAGGGCGCCGAACTTCACCGGCGAATAG
- a CDS encoding NAD(P)-dependent oxidoreductase encodes MRVLVAGATSVPGLPLLRELSARGHDVVGLTRSPAKTSQIEATGAKGMVADVFDSDGIEKVVADVGPQVVVSLLTTLPKRGPMRVKDFEPASRLWAQGAPNLVAAAQRSGVRRVVAESVIFAYGYPSTGPALMDESDPYPGPPPPGGDAMLTALRDMERTVLTSGQRSDTEGIVLRYGVFYGPGVPHDEMFARMAKWRVSLDMGGSGIVSWVHIDDVVSATANALDHGSDGQIYNIVDDRPQSFNDYCRELAAKLGRPRQVRIPRAVVKAVAPYGVLAFGDTWLPLSNAKAKAELGWTPIRR; translated from the coding sequence ATGCGCGTGTTGGTGGCAGGCGCCACCAGCGTCCCGGGTCTTCCGCTGCTGCGTGAGCTCTCCGCCCGCGGACACGACGTGGTCGGCCTGACGCGGTCGCCGGCGAAGACGTCGCAGATCGAGGCCACCGGCGCCAAGGGAATGGTTGCCGACGTCTTCGATTCCGACGGCATCGAGAAGGTGGTCGCCGACGTCGGCCCTCAGGTGGTGGTGTCGCTGCTGACCACCCTGCCGAAACGGGGACCGATGCGGGTCAAAGATTTCGAGCCCGCGAGCCGGCTGTGGGCTCAGGGCGCACCGAATCTCGTCGCCGCTGCGCAGAGGTCAGGCGTGCGCCGCGTCGTCGCCGAATCGGTCATCTTCGCCTACGGATACCCGTCGACCGGGCCGGCACTGATGGACGAGAGCGACCCGTACCCGGGGCCGCCGCCGCCGGGCGGCGATGCGATGCTGACCGCGCTGCGCGACATGGAGCGCACGGTTCTGACCTCAGGGCAGCGCAGCGACACTGAGGGAATCGTATTGCGCTACGGCGTTTTCTACGGCCCCGGTGTACCGCACGACGAGATGTTCGCGCGAATGGCGAAGTGGCGCGTTTCCTTGGACATGGGCGGCAGCGGAATCGTGTCCTGGGTGCACATCGACGACGTCGTCTCGGCGACCGCGAATGCGCTCGATCACGGCAGCGACGGTCAGATCTACAACATCGTCGACGACCGGCCGCAGTCGTTCAACGATTACTGCAGGGAGTTGGCGGCGAAGCTGGGCCGGCCGCGGCAGGTGCGCATCCCGCGCGCAGTGGTCAAGGCCGTCGCTCCCTATGGAGTGCTCGCGTTCGGCGACACCTGGCTGCCGCTGTCGAACGCGAAGGCGAAGGCCGAGTTGGGCTGGACGCCTATTCGCCGGTGA
- a CDS encoding PLP-dependent aminotransferase family protein encodes MAVSGTSSGPEVLIELDRAAAEPLHRQLADGLRTAIRTGRLAPHTRMPSTRVLAADLGVSRRLVVDAYSQLIAEGFLLSRHGSGTRVATVEAASAPQHIESARRYDVDFLPGSPDLSSFPRAAWLRALRTGLAEIGSESLGYVEPQGLPAARIAIADYLRRTRGVQADPRHIVLCSGATQAIALLSRALKGDELPLAMEDPGFWLHRMVLRHNGVDPLAVPVDEDGLDVGALAESGARTVLSTPAHQSPTGVVLTATRRTALVEWARAGNLVIEDDYDAEYRYDRAPVGALQGLAPDLVIYLGSTSKTLAPGLRIGWMVLPPALVGAIRLSKGLADTGSSVMDQIAFTRLLTSGGYDRHLRQMRRRYLSRRNALLAALGRDLPQAKVLGAAAGVHLTARFPDGYPIADLVRRAAAMRVNVEPLAPCYADPATAPPGLLLGYANLTESQITAGVAALARAAP; translated from the coding sequence ATGGCAGTTTCGGGTACCAGTTCCGGTCCAGAAGTCCTGATCGAACTGGACCGCGCGGCGGCCGAACCGCTGCACCGCCAGTTGGCCGACGGGCTGCGTACCGCCATCCGCACCGGGCGCCTGGCCCCGCACACCCGGATGCCCTCGACGCGGGTGCTCGCGGCAGACCTCGGCGTATCGCGGCGCCTCGTGGTCGACGCGTACAGCCAACTGATCGCCGAGGGCTTCCTGCTCAGCAGGCATGGCTCGGGTACCAGGGTCGCGACGGTCGAAGCCGCGAGCGCACCGCAGCACATCGAGTCCGCGCGCCGCTACGACGTCGACTTCCTTCCCGGCTCGCCCGATCTCAGCAGCTTCCCCCGAGCCGCCTGGCTGCGCGCGCTGCGGACCGGCTTGGCCGAGATCGGCTCGGAGTCGCTCGGCTACGTCGAACCGCAAGGCCTGCCTGCGGCGCGCATCGCCATCGCCGACTATCTGCGCCGCACCCGCGGCGTGCAGGCAGACCCGCGCCACATCGTGCTCTGCTCGGGAGCGACCCAGGCCATCGCACTGCTCAGCCGCGCGCTGAAGGGCGACGAACTGCCGCTGGCGATGGAGGACCCCGGCTTCTGGTTGCACCGAATGGTGCTGCGACACAACGGCGTCGATCCACTGGCCGTTCCGGTCGACGAGGATGGGCTTGACGTCGGTGCGCTGGCCGAGAGCGGCGCAAGGACCGTCCTTTCGACGCCCGCGCACCAGTCACCGACCGGTGTCGTGCTCACAGCGACCAGACGGACTGCGCTGGTGGAGTGGGCCCGCGCGGGCAATCTGGTCATCGAGGACGACTACGACGCCGAATACCGCTACGACCGGGCGCCCGTGGGAGCCCTGCAGGGCCTCGCGCCGGACCTAGTCATCTACCTCGGCTCGACAAGCAAGACGCTGGCACCGGGGCTGCGCATCGGATGGATGGTGCTGCCGCCTGCACTGGTCGGTGCCATCAGGCTGTCGAAGGGACTCGCCGACACCGGTAGCTCGGTGATGGATCAGATCGCGTTCACCCGACTGTTGACCTCCGGCGGCTATGACCGTCATCTGCGCCAGATGCGCCGCCGGTATCTCAGCCGACGCAACGCGCTGCTGGCCGCGCTGGGCCGCGATCTGCCGCAGGCGAAGGTCCTCGGCGCCGCCGCAGGGGTGCACCTGACGGCCCGCTTCCCCGACGGCTATCCGATTGCCGACCTGGTCCGACGCGCGGCAGCGATGCGGGTGAATGTCGAGCCGCTCGCCCCCTGCTATGCCGATCCGGCCACGGCACCGCCGGGGCTGCTGCTGGGCTACGCCAACCTCACCGAGTCTCAGATCACCGCGGGGGTCGCAGCGCTGGCGCGGGCGGCCCCGTGA
- a CDS encoding SRPBCC family protein, with the protein MATVDVEVHTTIERPRAEVAEYCCDPDNVTAWYANIKAVQRETTGPVTIGSRFRFTSGFLGRTLEYTYKVVELVPDERFVMRSSSGPFPMETTYAWEDAEGGGTWMTLRNRGEPTAFAGLAAPILATAIRRATSKDLERLKAILE; encoded by the coding sequence ATGGCAACGGTCGACGTGGAGGTCCACACGACAATCGAGCGGCCACGTGCGGAAGTCGCCGAGTACTGCTGCGACCCGGACAACGTCACGGCGTGGTACGCCAATATCAAAGCGGTGCAACGAGAGACGACCGGCCCGGTGACGATCGGCTCTCGCTTCCGGTTCACCAGTGGCTTCCTCGGTCGGACGTTGGAGTACACCTACAAGGTGGTCGAACTGGTGCCAGACGAACGGTTCGTGATGCGCTCCAGCAGCGGCCCGTTTCCGATGGAGACCACCTACGCGTGGGAGGACGCCGAGGGCGGCGGCACCTGGATGACGCTGCGCAACCGCGGGGAGCCGACGGCGTTCGCGGGGCTGGCCGCGCCGATCCTCGCCACCGCGATCAGACGGGCGACCAGCAAGGATCTGGAGCGCCTGAAGGCCATTTTGGAATAG